The stretch of DNA AAAGTTCGCGGTCCGATACCGAAATATGGCGAAATGGCATTTATAAATAGGTGAGTTCTGACAGCTTGAGCGAAGCCATAGGCGCCTTTTAGATTATCGCGCGAACACGACGGGTCATCTGGCAGTCAAGTGCTGCCTACATAGACGATTTACATCAGTGTAATCGTGTTCATGGTGCTACTGGTGCCATAAAGGGCCATGGGAACAAGCTGATAAAAATGTCactgttaattttataagactCATATCGCGGTCGTATCGTATCCTTTCTTGAAGCAACAGCAACTTGCACTGCGGTCTTCAGACGTGCACCTGACTGCACCTGCGATAGCTTTTAGTAAGGTGATTTGATCGATATTGATTGGaattataattcattataatatatttgaagtaaataagaaatttccggtctgtaaaagaaataaaaatttcaataaattttaaatttaaaaaaatgcgaaaGCGAGAATAAGCAAGTTTAGTTGGATAACTCTTACGCCATGTATATAGCATTAGAATGTTATTAGTTTCCGGagagtaaataaattaatcttttcattGAATGCGTTTTTCGCATTTTTCACATTTGAAACGCGCACCGATGCATCACTCCACATATGCATCGCATATATATCTATGTCCTCTAATCATTACAGTTCCATTACGATATCATGTATTCAGATAATCAATCATGAAACACTCAACATAGAAATTTGATCCTATATTTACTTGTAAGACAAGGGGGTCGAACGTTTGCGCGTATCCCGAAACAGAAAGCACGCGACGTTGTGCAAATAGACGAGCATATGCATAAAAGAGGCAATGTTTACAAATCAAACGATTTTAGTTATAGATGAAGATGTTTTTGCATGAAAATCTCATTAGTCACtcttcagatttttttttataatgcatataaatcaCAGTAGAAAGCTTTGTTGCTActaatgattaaattttattaaaattcaataaaatattaatttttttagtacgcatattttaataatacaatttctaataataatttacatatacatgtagaagaatttttaaataaattatctaaagATAAAGATATGAATCTTCTCTGAAACTTACATAGATGTAGgctatttgttaaaaaaagttgagTTGTCAAAATATGTACTTGGGAAATTCTTCTTTACCAACTTGCGTCAAGCTACCGTCGTAAGCTATCGCGCAAGCTTACGCTGAGAGTCAAGGATATGTTTCTCTAAGGAACATCAACTCAAATGCCTGATTTATCAGCGCATGAAACAGTCGCTTTCAATTAATgcttttttcaattaatgcgtcctttatatttttttgcagaaaatatttttaaaatattgatttctatattttttatttgtacgtatacagataaatatttttttaaagaaatttatttccatttaaaaggACAGTCTATagattttatctataaaacttattaataactctattatttatgtttatgcaattaaattatacgtttaatgttttgctaaataataaataatttatcaaatgttttactaaatgaaaaataaataataaaaaatataacataaataatattttttattttagagtaCAAAGAAAATCGAACTATTATCGAACAGACGCTGATAGAGTTGGCGAGGTTTATCGTAATTCATAAGTACGAAAAGTCTACGAAATATTCGAAAGAATTTCTTTGAGTCGCGGCGGCTGCATGAAACACCGCTGATTGGCTGCTCGTACGCCAATTTTCCTCGACGGCGCTTCGCCACGAAAAATGGCTAAATTGCTTCTTTGAAATGCCGGAAAAGCGGAGGAAACGGTTCCCTCCGTAGTTCGCTCGACAAGTTCTTCTCGGTAGACTTCAAGCGTCGTTACCCGTTTGATGATCCGCGATGTACTCGGGCTGATTTTCTCCCATctttgcaaattcaaaatacagAGGAAGCATCAATTTCGAAGAtaggaaaaatttttgcacgtATGAAAATAGATACGAATGTGTagtatttgtatattaaagaattactGTAGTTTTATCCCGTTTGATGAATCGCGAAATATACTCAAGCCAATTTTCTTTCACTCTATGaatttaaagcaaaataaatatcactttcaagaaaagaaagaatttttgcACATGCGAGGATGAGTAAGAATTCGTAGTActtataaattgaaagattgCAGCAgctctatcttttttttttggttttgaattaataagaaaatattcgaatcatttacattttaatcaagcacattttaaaaaatattttagaaaaagattaaTCCAAAGTTTATAAGCTTTGAATCTgttttataactataaaataaatgtttattatttataaataatattctaacaAATCCAGTTTTTATTAGTAGaagattattacattattttatttatttgacggttttaattaaagcattTAGAATCAGGAACGGTATTAATTTATCTGGGTATGTGACAtgtgaaatctaaatatttgataGTTCTCGTTAAACTCATAAATCTTATCCGTTTCTGACGTTGCGTTCCGAATGTTTTCGGCGAGAAGGAGAGGTGTCCCCTTTAACGTCTTCAATAGTCCATGTGACACTCCGGCTCCTAGGTTTCCTTGGCAACCATCCCAATTGAAACGCGTGTCAGAAGTCGGAAGAATGGTATATAAGAGAGGTAGGAAAAAGTGACGACAGAGACGAAAGTAACGACTGAAATCTCAAACTTGGAACCGGCAATTCCGTTTATATTACTTCGAGGGGATGGCGAAATCAGATTCGCGGTGCGCGCTTGTTTTAATCATGAAAATAGAGAACCTGTCgcattcttttctatttttgtcctttttttgttttaagaaTTGCACTTGCACTTGCAATTGTTGATTCTACatccttaatattttttaaatgatttctttcttagaaaaattctTATCTCCGTATCTTTATCcataaaatatcgtaaatatgCTTTACGTACGAAAGCATCtggattatatttttaaatccattCTAACCCCGTTTTACATCTATTGTAAGAGACACCACTACcacattcaaaaaaatatttcgctgataaACTTAGATTTcaagatatcgcaacaagaatgtatcgctatttttcgtatctgtgaaaacattgtttgtcacatatagaatttatagcagtaatgttttagcaatagcttctgaaaaatttaggtaccattgctaaatgttattcattgcatgatctaacacgtgattgatcttatatagataggcgttttagagaaactttctttttaaagttcacaaacaatacagatatatattctgtttctgttatctaaactgattaagtaattacatatgcaatatcacaacagttgctaatcatttatctgttttagttaattttatacacctagaaaattttagctattattgcaagatcatttttttgagtgcaGATGGAAAAAGATTTTCATCTCTCCACGCCAATCCCGCCACGGTTTCCGCTACTACTGTACGGTTTCCAGCGGCGGAATTGATCTCTACGGGATTCtccttcttttttaataaaattcacatCGATCCTGCTCCAGTAATCTTTTTGCtgcaattctaatttttagcacACTTACTTGCGCAGagaatatttacttgaaaatattaaaaattattttatttttagtataaattttcaagacgtaaaaagttaaaatttagaaaaattcgtgtgtttaaaaatatggaataaaTTAGAGAGAAGAATTCATAAAAAAGAATCTTATCtatctattttatgtatgtatgtcaTATAATTGACATCATTGTCATATTACTAAATTGTCTGACGGACGACACACACAAAGTAGATGTTAACTTTCTATACTGGTTTCTATGCTATTCATTTAACACACGAAGCTTTCAAGTAACAAACGGAAGATGTACGTTCGGAGGATAGTATAGCGAGGGGTTAAGGCGTAGAGCCATAGAGGGTGATCAAGGGAGAGGGTGGTCTTGCGCTATTAACAGCTAATGAAAATTAGCTTTCGTCGGTTGATTGAGCGTTAAATCGTTCCTTTCGTTTTACGAGACAAGTCCGTCAGTGGTGCACTCGAACCAACGTACTTCTATTTCAAATTGCGAGCTTGTTACAGTTACGTCGATAGCAAATTCCTGAGTCAAGGGTTGAAAGCAATTTGTGTTACGTTTATATATTCTCTACTTAGACTTTGaagatctttttataaaaattgataaagcCGTGCAAACAATAATACTGTCATTTTCATAGCGGTACAGTTTCAGtttcttgaataaaaatataaatatttcgaaataaaactaaataaaaaaactaaatatctttttcaatgtGCGAGTCTCAACTAATGAGGCGAGCTTTGCgcttaatttgttttatttttataatttttatgtcaatatCGCGACATAAATAAACTTGTATTGCTATTGGAATGACTTCttcttattttgaaaattgattgtaaatctctctctctctctctctctctctctctgaatATATTGATTCAAGCAAACTAACGTAAAGTCTTCTATCCGTACGTATTCGTGTTTCAATGTACGTAATGGAAAATCGGTGATGTTTACAGACTTTATAGTCGCTTCTGCAGTCCATTATTGCTTCGTTTAGAACAGTTCTAAACATTGTAAAGCCATAATGCTCTTGCGTTAAACGAGGCCTTGTGTCGATGTACAGTAGCTGTTAGTGTCGGAACTCGTCGTAATAATTTGTGGCTTGCGTCACGCAAAATTGTGCTGGCCACTACAGTTTGTTGATACTCAGGATaccaaaaatatgaattataaaagaaacggATAGATGATTTTTTATgtgagttttttttctacgtcTTTATATGACAGATACatgctaaaaaatatattttattgaaataattattttataataaatatgcataaaatttactactttcttaatataatcaatttttattttttataaaatatttagttagaTAAAGATATCTAAATGTGATAGATTTAAATACATCtttttcttcatatatataattaatattcttgcaaaaaagttatatatttgagGCTAAAAtagcttattaattattctacaatAACTCCGATAATTGCTGCTGGCGCATGCAATTAAAACTCTTAGGAAATCTaaacaaataaagtaaaaactaCTAATTCCTTGACACTCGAGGACCGCCTCGTAAGGATTTACACGGCGGAATGTGAAAAGCGTTTCGGCGAGGGCAATGTAACACTTTTGTTTACAACAGATGAGTGTCAGATCTAGGTTTTTTCTCGTCCGTCGGTTAAGCCTGCTCGTCTCCGCGTCTGAATAAACATATCTGATGTCTGCTGGGCCCACCCAGACGCAACCGTTAAAACCCTTATGAGAAAGTTACAATACCGCCAAGAAAATCCATTCTCCACCTGCGATGACGTATTTTCTTTCGAAATTGAAAGAATTCCGGGGAAAAGGGGAAATTGAGAAAAGAATACGACAATTCGGGtgatacacatatatttaaagacATTTACGCCATCATCTGGGTGTACTTAAACGATAAATTGTGTTTGAACATGGTACACTCATGACGTACgttgaacaaattttattagcattaaagaattaattcaTACTTTTTACATTGCACACATTCCGCTAATAATTGCACACATTCCGTTGACAATTCGTAgaacatattcttttatttttaccattttttcatttaaaaatcatgCTCTGCAAtttctacataaaaaattattcttgtaaTTACCGTAAAAAGCACGGAAATTGGGGACAGTGCAATAATTAAGTAACGTCatcccttcttttttttcgagatatgcaactttaaagttaaaaacgATCAGTTAAAAACGAAAGTTTAAAACGAAAGTTAAAAACATCAAACGATTAACAAAAGCAGTAAACTAGCacactttgaaaattttttctgaattttctctatttcttaaatttaaagctTAATATCTCagataacagaaaaaaatagagaagacccaatatttttgcatttttatacacTTATTTACAGGCTAATTTACATGATTCTTGCTATACTGTTATtgaattacaataaatacgaTGATTTCAGATAGCTCGATAAGATGATTCGTGAATCCAGTTATCATGCATGttattatgatactaaaaaagtatttttcccTTGATAAAATGCTCATAAATGCAGTTGAAAGACTTTGCGATAACGTGATATTGAATTTCGTctgaacaaattttaaaaataatgtaaaacattttttaattataatctaaataaGTATAAGACTAGAgtgtcataattttattttgacatgGTTGAGCATGCTCTTACTTTAAGTCTTTCAACTCATTTCTcagataaattgaaatttttggaaaaaagatCTCTTCAACACTTCACGACTGATTTAAAATGTCATCGTCCTAAATGATGATATTTCGCATTAATCCCTGAAGCACTCGTTTCGATATGGCACGCGATAATCGGCACTTCCGGGAGCAGTCTATCGTTTATTTCTCGTCTTTGATTTTCGAAATTTGGTTCGGATCAAAATCGGGCGTGATCGGGCTTTGTACCTGAATATGAGCGGTATGTAAGGGCGGGCAGAGCAGCGGGTGATACGGCAGACAATAATACGGGAAACCGCCGAGCGCTTTGTTCGCGGGATGCATTTGCGGACCCGACATTTGTCCGGGAAGTTGCCCGGAACCGCGAAGAGGCAATCCCCTCAAATGTTCGTCCTGATGTACGAGGACGCGTACAGCCACGCGCCTGGCGCTCCCAGAATTTACGAGGGCGCCTAATTCCTGCTGTTGGCGCCGCTTGGTTTTGTAcctaaaatcaatttataaaatcacttCGTGAAATCCCCTACGCATGAGAAAAAGATACTTATATACTTGATTAAATCGAATTTACGTTTCCAAAATTGCAAACtttttgcgaaattattatattaaatctgaAATTGATTATATGTAAGCATAGATAAAAGATTGCACCGTCGATTCTGAAACCAGATCTTGACTTGCGTCTCTGTCAATTTCAAGCCACGTGCCAAATCTGCCCTTTCCGGTCCTGACAGGTATTTCTGAGCGGCAAACCTTCTTTCTAGTTCGTAAACCTGTGCATGCGAGAATGCCGCTCTACTGCGCTTTTTCCTGCTCTGCAAACTTTGCCCTGAATTCTGCGATTCATATGCGTCATCCTCTGTCTCGTCTGTAAGATAGGGGaatagatttctattttataaatgaaattacaaCCTTTTGCACATGCTTTATGGATAAATCGAAACCAGTAAGCTTAAAAactaaagtttattaatttttacaattagtaTTCTGCTTTGAGACATTTTAGTGTATAAACAATGTTTATAATTAGTAGGTATTCtgatttgaaatattttaatgtatagtATAAATTATGACATTTAATGGGACAATTTTCGAAGTTTTAGCATTGATCATAAAGTTTCATTTTCCGAATAACATGAGCATTCCGTTCAAATTCGTTTGcggataaatatttagattcaCGCGAGAATCTGCAACTATACCGTAAAGCAATCGTTTAGCCCGAAAAGCCGGAGTAACCATCAGCGAGCGGCCATAGAGACGGCGAATAATCGGAGAggggaaaagagaaagagagcttcGTTGCTTTTGATGTCTCGTACAAACATTAACACATGTACTCGCTACTCCGACATGTTTACGCTCCTGTTCCGCGGTAATTCTCCTCTAAGTTTAACCAGTGCCACTAGAGTACAATCATATTGCAGATCAGACTGCTTCTACTTGGCAACGCGCTTGATCCGCTACTTTGCAATGCATATATTCCTTtactatgaataaaaaataatctacaatttttcaattgtaataaaagaaagacaAAGTCGAgcaaaagtaattatatttctagcagatttctttctatattatCGTATactgtattataaaaatttatacgtattaattgaaacatatattctttttaacaaattttgattGGATATAAAATCATCATTTTGGCCTCTGAAAATTTCTGATCTTTGAAAACATTTCGATTATCGAGATAAAATTCCGCGCatggttaataaaaaaataatatctaataaaatgttGCCTTTTTGATGCGGAAAATAATCTTCTGGAATTAAAGTAATCTATCATTAAACTATagatatgattatttattgctcTGTTTTCAAATGCAGGGAAAAATTCTTACTTTAGAGAaagaagttaatttttctaactCAACATTCGCGAATTAATCGTAAAACTCCTGGGCGAtgtcataattatttcacGCTCAAAACGTTCATCCTACGTCAATGTTTATCGTCGGTGGTTAGTAGGGGACGCGGGGCATTTAGAGAGATCTATATTTGATCACTTTCGACGTCAACTAGATGCCATCTCGTCCGGCTAATGCGTTCATCCTTCGCCGCTCGTCAAACATCCTACACCGCGTCTATATCGAGAGTTCGGTTCCCGGCGAGCAAGTGGCTTCGATCCGACTCTGATTACATCGATGATCCTTCGAGACCATTAAAACGCTTTTCGGTTCCTCTGTCCGTCTTTGCACACGAAGGTCGGGAAGGgttatctcaattattatcgtAATAAGAGGTGTTAAAAACAATCTGTTGTGCCAACGTCGATTCTTTTGGCTGTctattatcatattaaatgACTGGAGAGATTTCCCCTCGAAAGTGGACTCGTAATTTTCTGAGTGCACCTTGAATCGGTGCCAGCTCGTGCCTACCTCTTCACCCTCGAGCCGCTGCAAACAATATGCTGTCGTGCGGTTTCAGGTGACGATCTTTTTAAGAGGCATTATATTGTATCctcgtaattttaattatcctttatttgaaatatttagaatatctATGAAATTTTATGCGCACATAGTCGTATATTTCCTGTTTACAATCTTCTTTGAGACAATATTACTGAATCATATTTTACCGAT from Linepithema humile isolate Giens D197 chromosome 2, Lhum_UNIL_v1.0, whole genome shotgun sequence encodes:
- the LOC105679041 gene encoding homeobox protein Nkx-2.5, translating into MEEDKRSEASPKPSQPTPFSIADILSRRTSCADSRRCDFEKIQAAVSTPMKRQNREYERVEHEQPDGSYDHDQIIHYPRLPTPELNMAHELDILRRNLAQANLSNFSGIPHLTQGTFKHHLETLGNLTTYQPVKEPMETSHRQQDEALDMSKNKYLDETEDDAYESQNSGQSLQSRKKRSRAAFSHAQVYELERRFAAQKYLSGPERADLARGLKLTETQVKIWFQNRRYKTKRRQQQELGALVNSGSARRVAVRVLVHQDEHLRGLPLRGSGQLPGQMSGPQMHPANKALGGFPYYCLPYHPLLCPPLHTAHIQVQSPITPDFDPNQISKIKDEK